The Methanothrix soehngenii GP6 genome has a window encoding:
- a CDS encoding RNA-guided endonuclease InsQ/TnpB family protein has protein sequence MLKAYKFRIYPTKSQRTKMERTLDLCRWTYNQTLAYRKDAWEKEGKSVSKYETHNLLPTWKEEKPELNDVFSQTLQNAQERVDLALKAFFRRVKAGENPGYPRFRGRGWYDSFTYPQKGFKLNAGKLYLSKIGNIKIKLHRSIEGKIKRLTVRRAATGKWFACFSVEIEDQLKPPWKDGSLVGVDVGLESFATLSNGETIANPRFFREEETELARVQRKLSKAPKGTPERKKALRMVERVHERIANKRYDFAHKVSRYLVNRFGLIAFEDLSIQNMLKNHCLAKSISDVAWNMLVTLTSYKAVSAGSMVVLVDPRNTSKMCSRCGILVEKTLSDRVHSCPQCGLSLDRDWNAAINILRLGLQSVGIKTVEACPF, from the coding sequence ATGCTCAAGGCATATAAATTTAGGATCTATCCAACAAAGTCCCAAAGGACGAAGATGGAGAGGACCCTAGATCTATGCCGGTGGACATACAATCAGACCTTAGCATACCGAAAAGATGCTTGGGAGAAAGAAGGCAAATCCGTATCCAAGTACGAGACGCACAATCTTCTTCCAACGTGGAAAGAAGAGAAGCCTGAACTTAACGATGTCTTTTCCCAAACCCTTCAGAATGCCCAGGAAAGGGTGGATCTTGCCTTGAAGGCGTTCTTCCGAAGAGTCAAAGCCGGAGAGAATCCTGGATATCCAAGATTTCGGGGAAGAGGTTGGTACGATTCTTTTACCTATCCTCAGAAGGGGTTCAAGCTCAATGCTGGTAAGCTCTATCTTTCCAAGATTGGTAATATCAAGATCAAGCTCCATAGATCCATAGAAGGCAAAATCAAACGGCTGACCGTAAGGAGAGCTGCGACAGGTAAATGGTTTGCCTGCTTTTCTGTGGAGATCGAAGATCAACTTAAGCCTCCCTGGAAAGACGGTTCTCTCGTTGGTGTAGATGTTGGTCTGGAAAGCTTTGCGACTCTTTCCAATGGTGAGACGATAGCTAATCCTCGATTCTTCCGAGAAGAGGAAACGGAACTCGCCAGAGTCCAAAGGAAGCTCTCAAAAGCACCGAAAGGCACTCCAGAGAGAAAAAAAGCTCTTCGGATGGTTGAGCGGGTCCATGAAAGGATCGCTAACAAGCGATACGATTTTGCCCATAAGGTTAGTCGATATCTGGTTAACAGGTTCGGCTTGATTGCCTTTGAAGATCTTAGTATTCAAAATATGCTCAAAAACCATTGCCTGGCAAAATCCATCTCAGACGTGGCTTGGAATATGCTTGTGACTCTGACCTCGTACAAGGCTGTAAGTGCCGGTTCGATGGTAGTACTGGTAGATCCAAGAAATACGTCTAAGATGTGTTCCAGGTGTGGCATTCTGGTTGAAAAGACGCTTTCTGATCGCGTCCATAGCTGCCCTCAGTGCGGGCTATCCTTGGATCGGGATTGGAATGCGGCAATCAATATACTCAGATTGGGACTACAATCTGTCGGAATAAAAACCGTAGAAGCCTGCCCCTTTTAA
- a CDS encoding energy-coupling factor ABC transporter permease — protein MHIMEGFLPHPWWEIWLIISLPVVAWGVYKMNKMVKENREILPLLAVSGAFVFVLSSLKMPSVTGSCSHPTGTGMGAILFGPWITAVLSAIVLIYQALFLAHGGLTTLGANIFSMGIAGPLIGYLVFVLAKRSGLNMYLSVFLAAMLADWTTYVVTSMQLALAFPAASGGVVASFQAFMAIFAITQVPLAVVEGAVTALMFKYLVRLRGDILVKLNVASASAIKLLREAAT, from the coding sequence ATGCATATAATGGAAGGCTTTCTTCCCCATCCCTGGTGGGAGATCTGGCTCATTATCTCTTTGCCGGTGGTGGCCTGGGGCGTTTATAAGATGAACAAGATGGTCAAGGAAAACCGGGAGATATTGCCCCTGCTCGCTGTATCTGGGGCCTTCGTCTTCGTTCTCTCATCCCTTAAGATGCCCTCAGTCACTGGGAGCTGCTCACACCCCACGGGGACGGGCATGGGAGCGATCCTCTTTGGACCATGGATAACCGCAGTCCTTTCGGCAATCGTGCTGATCTATCAGGCCCTATTCCTCGCTCATGGCGGCTTGACTACTCTTGGGGCCAACATCTTCTCCATGGGCATCGCTGGTCCTCTGATCGGATATCTGGTCTTCGTTCTTGCCAAGAGGTCTGGGCTTAATATGTACCTCTCTGTCTTCCTGGCGGCCATGCTAGCCGACTGGACCACATATGTGGTGACCTCAATGCAGCTCGCCCTGGCTTTTCCCGCCGCCTCGGGTGGGGTTGTGGCCTCCTTCCAGGCTTTCATGGCCATATTCGCCATCACCCAGGTTCCATTAGCCGTAGTGGAGGGAGCGGTGACTGCGCTGATGTTCAAATATCTTGTCCGGCTCAGGGGCGACATCCTGGTGAAGCTCAACGTGGCCAGTGCCTCCGCCATCAAATTGCTCCGGGAGGCTGCTACATGA
- a CDS encoding radical SAM protein: MDLETKALLLSRGTVQLSQPGREGKMSTAGPGAGESSIFFQSGSRMVRLSVVDSTAIQLEMDGDEATISLEGRVIARGRVVEPLLHCPDQAYITISERCIYDCKFCAVPRLMGKVKSHERVMEMAKEAMATGRLESISLTSGTEVSPQHEAERVAALVRDLLPFGLPIGVSVNPFPGVNRILLDAGADEVKYNLETVDRDIFAQVCPGLSYQEIMDALEEAVELFGPNHVFSNVIIGLGESDQSLRQGIDELIDMGVLPILRAAYPHPLRRGEVDIVRPSADRMLGLARYLRMELDEKGLDGSLALTGCYRCTGCDLAPGRDL; the protein is encoded by the coding sequence ATGGATCTGGAGACAAAAGCCCTTCTTCTCTCCCGGGGAACGGTTCAGCTCTCCCAGCCTGGTCGCGAGGGCAAGATGTCCACCGCCGGTCCAGGTGCGGGGGAAAGCTCGATCTTCTTTCAGTCCGGCTCGCGTATGGTGCGCCTATCGGTAGTGGATAGCACTGCTATTCAGCTGGAGATGGATGGGGATGAGGCAACAATCTCGCTGGAGGGCAGGGTAATTGCCAGGGGCAGAGTAGTCGAGCCCCTCCTGCACTGTCCTGATCAGGCCTACATCACCATTTCCGAGCGCTGCATCTACGACTGCAAGTTCTGCGCCGTCCCCAGGCTGATGGGAAAGGTGAAGTCTCACGAGAGGGTGATGGAGATGGCGAAAGAGGCGATGGCCACGGGGAGGCTGGAGTCCATCTCTCTGACCAGCGGCACTGAGGTCTCCCCCCAGCATGAGGCGGAGAGGGTGGCGGCTCTAGTTCGTGATCTGTTGCCATTTGGTCTGCCCATCGGCGTCTCTGTCAACCCCTTTCCTGGAGTCAATCGGATTCTTCTGGATGCGGGCGCTGATGAGGTCAAGTACAATCTGGAGACGGTCGATCGCGATATATTCGCCCAAGTCTGCCCGGGATTGTCCTATCAAGAGATAATGGATGCTCTGGAGGAGGCCGTGGAGCTGTTCGGCCCTAACCACGTCTTCTCCAATGTGATCATTGGCCTGGGGGAGTCGGACCAGTCCCTCCGCCAGGGAATAGATGAGCTCATTGATATGGGTGTTCTTCCCATCCTGAGGGCGGCTTATCCTCATCCCCTGCGCCGGGGGGAGGTGGATATCGTCCGGCCTTCGGCTGATCGGATGCTCGGGCTGGCTCGATATCTGAGGATGGAGCTGGATGAAAAAGGTCTGGACGGCAGCCTGGCTCTCACCGGCTGCTACCGGTGCACTGGCTGCGATCTCGCTCCGGGAAGGGATCTATAG
- a CDS encoding lamin tail domain-containing protein, with protein MLMKSAGGCLIILAILLILFALSLGGAAAAPAGVGADIVKIISVSYQDADQWVEIANMGSGLMNLDGWSLKNRENQSYAFPANFTLKAGSTARVHSKEGSNSSSDLYNSALFWSEMGDTATLEDIAGRIISQYRYPIEVSTPGSASDNKPLSLPNAFSSGGMNPPFLPAYRPPPGKEMSSLRSSSSTPVNLTGHTFICHGGPLNWAWTTGLG; from the coding sequence ATGTTAATGAAAAGCGCGGGTGGATGCTTGATCATATTGGCTATTTTATTGATACTTTTTGCTCTCTCGCTGGGAGGGGCAGCAGCCGCTCCAGCGGGCGTTGGGGCGGATATCGTCAAGATCATAAGCGTAAGCTACCAGGATGCCGATCAGTGGGTTGAGATCGCCAACATGGGATCTGGTTTGATGAATCTGGACGGCTGGTCGCTCAAAAACCGGGAAAATCAAAGCTATGCGTTTCCTGCAAACTTCACCCTGAAGGCCGGCTCAACAGCCCGAGTTCACTCCAAAGAGGGCAGCAATTCCTCCTCCGATCTATACAATAGCGCGCTCTTTTGGAGCGAGATGGGCGATACTGCCACTTTAGAGGATATAGCCGGAAGGATCATTTCCCAGTATAGATATCCAATAGAGGTTTCGACTCCCGGTAGCGCATCCGACAACAAACCCCTCTCCCTTCCCAATGCATTCTCCAGCGGCGGGATGAATCCGCCTTTTCTGCCTGCTTATAGACCGCCTCCCGGCAAAGAAATGAGCAGCTTGAGGTCCAGCTCCAGCACGCCGGTGAATTTGACGGGCCATACCTTCATCTGCCACGGCGGTCCGCTCAACTGGGCATGGACAACTGGATTGGGATAG
- the xseB gene encoding exodeoxyribonuclease VII small subunit, which produces MSIEEVGLEDALEELERIVSELEEGKMSLEKSLELYERGMRLVRVCNLRLDSAQRRIECLTGELPSDLL; this is translated from the coding sequence ATGAGCATAGAGGAAGTGGGGCTGGAGGATGCACTGGAGGAACTGGAGAGAATAGTCTCGGAGCTGGAGGAGGGGAAGATGAGCCTGGAGAAGAGCCTGGAGCTGTATGAACGAGGCATGAGGCTGGTCCGGGTGTGCAACCTTCGACTGGATAGTGCCCAGAGGAGGATTGAGTGCCTGACCGGCGAGCTGCCCTCCGATCTGCTCTGA
- a CDS encoding methyltransferase family protein: protein MIRFGLAAIVIPIIIYLLAGTFRYWQGWLYWAVLVLPMLVAVCYFLKHEPEMLERRMNLQEREKEQIAIVNAISLIIIAGFVAIAIDLRLHGLNAIPVHLVLFADAAVFFGYILVLWVFKENSYASRIIQISEGQRVISTGPYAIIRHPMYLGVLAMYLATPIALGSWWALPIFALSVPFICWRIIAEERLLLRDLPGYLEYCQERRYRLLPHVW, encoded by the coding sequence ATGATAAGGTTTGGTCTGGCCGCAATTGTCATTCCCATCATTATCTATCTTCTGGCCGGCACCTTTCGTTACTGGCAGGGGTGGCTTTATTGGGCGGTTCTCGTCTTGCCGATGCTGGTTGCAGTATGCTATTTTCTGAAGCATGAGCCGGAGATGCTGGAGCGGAGGATGAATCTGCAGGAAAGAGAAAAAGAGCAAATTGCGATCGTTAATGCAATCTCTCTGATCATCATCGCTGGATTTGTAGCCATTGCCATTGACCTGCGCCTTCATGGACTGAATGCCATCCCTGTCCACCTGGTACTCTTTGCAGACGCTGCTGTATTTTTCGGCTATATTCTGGTCTTGTGGGTGTTCAAGGAGAACAGCTATGCATCTCGCATCATCCAGATCTCTGAGGGCCAAAGGGTCATCAGCACAGGCCCCTATGCCATTATCCGCCATCCCATGTACCTGGGAGTGCTGGCCATGTATCTGGCAACGCCGATAGCCTTAGGCTCCTGGTGGGCTCTTCCCATCTTCGCCCTAAGTGTTCCCTTCATCTGCTGGAGGATTATCGCTGAGGAGAGGCTGCTTTTGCGTGACCTGCCCGGATATCTGGAATACTGCCAGGAGAGACGATACCGCCTCCTGCCGCATGTCTGGTAG
- the xseA gene encoding exodeoxyribonuclease VII large subunit, protein MTQIFTVTNLNERIRERLENDPRLHDLWAQGEVSNFVHHRSGHMYFTLKDRDSQISCVLFKGNIGQVETELRNGMNVLLFGDVAVYRPQGRVQLVARAIKRDAGLGFRFLQFEALKKKLGEEGLFDQEQKRPLPLYPERIGIVTSLQGAALRDVVRTIGPYPARIIISPARVQGEKAEESIVSALLALQGRTDLIIVCRGGGSAEDLWCFNSEVVARAVFACDSPVISAVGHETDVTITDFAADMRAATPTAAAKIAVPDVADLKIRLEQSQVRIMRALWTSLERKEERLEYIQRSLSPSRMYSITGDLRQRLDHLSDGLDLAQAEMLKARKTRLDAAKGKLAAVGPRATLQRGYALVRSKKGLVVAWDDVLPGEEVELILGRGALRCRILECIDEKEMDG, encoded by the coding sequence TTGACCCAGATATTCACTGTCACCAACCTCAATGAGAGAATTCGAGAGCGTCTGGAGAACGATCCCCGCCTGCATGATCTCTGGGCGCAAGGAGAGGTATCCAACTTCGTCCATCACCGCTCCGGCCATATGTACTTCACCCTGAAGGACCGGGATTCCCAGATCTCCTGCGTCCTCTTCAAAGGGAACATTGGCCAGGTGGAGACGGAATTGAGAAATGGCATGAATGTCCTCTTGTTTGGGGATGTGGCGGTCTACCGTCCTCAGGGGAGAGTGCAGCTGGTGGCCAGGGCCATTAAGAGGGATGCCGGTCTTGGCTTTCGGTTTTTGCAGTTCGAGGCCTTGAAAAAGAAGCTGGGGGAAGAGGGGCTCTTCGATCAGGAGCAGAAGCGTCCTCTTCCCCTCTATCCGGAGAGGATAGGGATTGTCACCTCTCTGCAGGGTGCAGCGCTGAGGGACGTAGTGCGCACCATCGGCCCCTATCCAGCAAGGATCATAATCTCTCCGGCCAGGGTCCAGGGGGAGAAGGCTGAGGAGAGCATCGTCTCTGCACTTCTCGCCCTGCAGGGCAGGACGGACCTGATCATCGTCTGTCGCGGAGGCGGCTCAGCCGAGGACCTGTGGTGCTTCAACTCGGAGGTGGTGGCAAGAGCAGTCTTCGCATGCGACAGTCCGGTGATCTCCGCCGTGGGCCATGAGACGGATGTGACCATCACCGACTTCGCGGCCGATATGCGGGCGGCAACCCCAACCGCTGCCGCGAAGATTGCAGTGCCGGATGTGGCGGATCTGAAGATCAGGCTGGAGCAGAGCCAGGTTCGGATTATGCGCGCCCTTTGGACAAGCCTGGAGAGAAAGGAGGAGCGTCTGGAGTATATCCAGCGCAGCCTCTCCCCTTCGAGGATGTACTCCATAACCGGAGATCTCAGGCAGCGTTTGGACCACCTGAGCGATGGGCTGGATCTGGCCCAGGCTGAGATGCTTAAGGCGCGAAAGACCAGGCTGGACGCGGCCAAGGGCAAGCTGGCAGCGGTGGGACCGCGCGCCACATTGCAGCGAGGCTATGCCCTGGTCCGCTCGAAGAAGGGGCTGGTCGTGGCCTGGGATGATGTCCTCCCCGGAGAGGAGGTTGAGTTGATCTTGGGTCGGGGTGCGTTGAGATGCCGGATTTTGGAATGCATCGACGAGAAGGAGATGGATGGATGA
- a CDS encoding calcium/sodium antiporter has protein sequence MNEVMIFFAGLLALIVGAELIVRGASRLAALLGINPLLIGLTIVSIGTSMPELAVGITAGLQGSGPLAVANIAGTNLVNILFILGLSALIRPLALHLQVLSLDLPMMIVAAAALAGLASDGVLTPLEGVLMVGASAIYTLAVVRSSRAESDYVKGEFEDMCGDGFMESCGPKALPPERKELLAKAKYVAMLIAGMAITAIGADWLVDGATGLARMIDIPEAIIGLSIVAIGTSAPELFTTIVATLRDERDVAIGNLLGSSIYNILLVLGLAALAAPTGLAVTRQLQLFDIPLMTLVALACVPVFLTGRRISRLEGGLGVAAYLIYLIWLLLFRA, from the coding sequence ATGAACGAGGTGATGATATTTTTCGCAGGCCTTCTCGCTCTCATCGTGGGGGCGGAGCTGATAGTGCGAGGAGCATCGCGCCTGGCAGCATTGCTGGGGATAAATCCTCTGCTGATCGGCCTCACCATCGTCTCCATCGGCACCAGCATGCCCGAGCTGGCTGTGGGAATCACCGCCGGGCTGCAGGGGAGCGGTCCCCTGGCAGTGGCCAACATCGCCGGCACCAATCTGGTCAACATCCTCTTCATCCTTGGCCTGAGCGCATTGATTCGACCCCTGGCCCTCCATCTGCAGGTCCTCAGTCTCGACCTGCCAATGATGATCGTCGCCGCCGCCGCTCTGGCCGGCCTGGCCTCAGATGGCGTCCTGACCCCTCTGGAAGGAGTCCTGATGGTTGGCGCCTCCGCAATATACACCCTGGCCGTCGTCCGCAGCAGCCGAGCGGAGTCGGACTATGTGAAAGGGGAGTTCGAGGACATGTGCGGCGATGGCTTCATGGAAAGTTGTGGCCCGAAGGCTCTGCCGCCAGAGAGAAAAGAGCTGCTGGCAAAAGCGAAGTATGTCGCCATGCTCATCGCGGGAATGGCCATAACGGCAATTGGAGCCGACTGGCTGGTGGATGGGGCAACGGGCCTCGCCCGAATGATCGATATCCCCGAGGCGATAATTGGCCTTTCCATCGTCGCCATCGGCACATCTGCTCCGGAGCTGTTCACCACAATCGTCGCCACCCTTAGAGATGAGAGGGACGTTGCCATCGGCAACCTCCTGGGAAGCAGCATCTACAACATACTCCTCGTACTGGGCCTTGCCGCTCTGGCCGCCCCCACTGGCCTTGCTGTGACCCGCCAGCTTCAGCTCTTCGACATCCCGCTGATGACCCTGGTTGCCCTGGCCTGCGTCCCTGTATTTCTCACCGGCAGACGCATCTCCCGATTGGAGGGGGGCCTGGGCGTGGCCGCCTATCTGATCTATCTCATCTGGCTGCTCCTGTTCCGGGCCTGA
- the trpA gene encoding tryptophan synthase subunit alpha — MRITEAFEKGPLLIVYLCSGDPSPGATPELVRRLVRAGADIIELGLPHSDPIADGPTIQAAAQRAIAAGMNTDVYFQVAEEADVPVPKVFMGYYNMVYARGLERFARDCARCGITGMIVPDLPPEEAAPLKEACGKHGVDLIYLVAPNTPPARIDLIAEETGGFLYLVARTGVTGARSEVLQDTRDLILRVPGKKPKAVGFGISTPDQAAEVIRAGADAAIVGSACVDLIARGRIDELEALVGEMKKAVKAAGRARLQ; from the coding sequence ATGAGAATAACTGAGGCCTTCGAGAAAGGGCCCCTGCTGATCGTCTATCTCTGCTCAGGAGACCCGTCGCCCGGTGCCACCCCCGAGCTGGTGCGCCGGCTTGTGAGGGCGGGAGCGGATATCATCGAGCTGGGGCTCCCCCATTCAGACCCTATAGCGGACGGTCCGACCATCCAGGCGGCAGCGCAAAGGGCTATCGCTGCGGGGATGAACACCGATGTATACTTCCAGGTGGCAGAAGAGGCTGATGTGCCCGTCCCCAAGGTATTCATGGGTTACTACAATATGGTCTATGCCCGGGGCCTGGAGAGGTTTGCCCGGGACTGTGCCCGCTGTGGCATCACCGGCATGATCGTTCCCGACCTGCCCCCGGAGGAGGCCGCGCCCCTGAAAGAGGCCTGCGGCAAGCACGGCGTGGACCTGATCTACCTGGTGGCACCAAACACGCCCCCCGCACGGATCGATCTGATCGCTGAAGAGACGGGCGGCTTTCTCTATCTGGTGGCCAGGACCGGCGTCACCGGGGCGAGAAGCGAGGTCTTGCAGGATACAAGAGACCTCATCCTTCGGGTGCCGGGAAAAAAGCCAAAGGCGGTGGGATTCGGCATCTCCACCCCTGACCAGGCGGCTGAGGTCATCCGGGCGGGTGCCGATGCCGCCATAGTGGGATCGGCCTGCGTGGACCTGATCGCCAGGGGCAGGATCGATGAGCTGGAGGCATTGGTTGGGGAGATGAAAAAGGCGGTAAAAGCTGCGGGGAGAGCAAGGCTGCAATAG
- a CDS encoding SGNH/GDSL hydrolase family protein: MNEELRKYVERTRRDIESGADATIVCFGDSITAGYAVRRGFPSFLLESLRQRFPDSKIEMINSGISGDTSQDGLSRLDWAVLSYEPDLVTINFGINDCVLGLSLEEFEMNLVVMVRRIRAGPDSEILLLSSQPLESPPYDQRVLDYYQTVERVAKEMNVGFVDVYGAWMKRVQAGMPLDSLILPGLDHPNEAGYRIIAEELMSLF; encoded by the coding sequence ATGAATGAAGAGCTGAGGAAGTATGTGGAAAGGACGCGCCGGGACATTGAGTCCGGGGCGGATGCCACTATCGTATGCTTTGGTGACTCCATCACCGCTGGCTATGCAGTGCGGCGAGGGTTTCCCTCCTTTTTGCTGGAGTCGCTCCGTCAGAGGTTCCCCGATTCAAAGATAGAGATGATCAACTCTGGCATCTCCGGAGATACCAGCCAGGACGGCCTGAGCCGGCTGGACTGGGCAGTGCTATCTTATGAGCCGGATCTGGTCACCATAAACTTCGGCATCAACGACTGTGTTTTAGGGCTGAGCCTGGAGGAGTTCGAGATGAACCTGGTGGTGATGGTGCGCCGCATCCGGGCAGGCCCGGACTCGGAGATCTTGCTCTTATCCTCCCAGCCCCTGGAGAGCCCTCCCTATGACCAGAGGGTATTGGACTACTATCAGACGGTGGAGAGGGTGGCAAAAGAGATGAATGTGGGCTTTGTGGACGTCTACGGCGCCTGGATGAAGCGGGTGCAAGCTGGTATGCCTCTAGATTCTCTGATCTTGCCAGGCTTGGACCACCCCAATGAGGCGGGCTACAGGATAATAGCCGAGGAGCTGATGAGCCTCTTTTGA
- a CDS encoding CopG family transcriptional regulator, giving the protein MNKRVQVVFTPEQWALIENFRGELGNGDAEIVRNIVLAWLAEKSIISTNAKNKLNKNQR; this is encoded by the coding sequence ATGAATAAACGGGTTCAGGTAGTATTTACCCCTGAACAATGGGCCCTCATTGAGAACTTTCGAGGCGAACTGGGAAATGGGGATGCTGAGATTGTAAGGAATATCGTTCTCGCTTGGCTCGCTGAAAAGTCGATCATATCAACCAACGCAAAGAATAAGCTGAATAAAAACCAAAGGTAG
- the trpB gene encoding tryptophan synthase subunit beta, whose protein sequence is MIDNFAVKFGRYGGLFVPETLVAPLADLSIAYDRLKKSPQFQDELKALQKDFAGRPTSLYLAPNLSRKLGCRVYLKREDLMHGGAHKLNNTLGQALVAKNMGKTRLIAETGAGQHGVATAIVGAKLGFETQVYMGEVDIERQKMNVYRMELMGAEVIPVRSGSRTLKDAINEALRDWASSFEHTHYLLGTAAGAHPFPSMVRDFQSVIGQEAREQILEAEGRLPDSIVACVGGGSNAMGIFTPFLKDDVRLIAVEAGGRGPGMSDKMADNGASLGYGTDGILHGALTKILQDPYGQILESYSVAAGLDYPGVGPELAFLAEKGRVLPRLADDRTALEGFRALSRLEGIIPALESAHAIGYALREPESLGDLVIINVSGRGDKDLATVMDYENN, encoded by the coding sequence ATGATCGATAATTTCGCAGTCAAGTTCGGGAGGTATGGCGGCCTCTTCGTCCCCGAGACCCTGGTGGCTCCCTTGGCCGACCTCTCTATTGCCTATGACCGGCTCAAGAAGAGCCCCCAATTTCAAGATGAGCTGAAAGCTCTCCAAAAGGACTTCGCCGGCCGGCCCACATCGCTTTATCTTGCCCCCAACCTCAGCCGGAAGCTGGGCTGCCGGGTGTATCTAAAGAGGGAGGACCTGATGCACGGTGGGGCTCATAAGCTCAACAACACCCTTGGCCAGGCTCTGGTGGCAAAGAATATGGGCAAGACCCGCCTGATCGCCGAGACCGGAGCCGGCCAGCATGGCGTGGCCACGGCCATCGTGGGGGCAAAACTGGGCTTTGAGACCCAGGTCTACATGGGTGAGGTGGACATCGAGAGGCAGAAGATGAACGTCTACCGGATGGAGCTGATGGGAGCAGAGGTGATACCGGTCCGCTCCGGCTCCAGGACTCTGAAGGACGCCATAAACGAGGCTTTGAGGGACTGGGCCTCCAGCTTCGAGCACACCCACTATCTGCTGGGAACCGCCGCCGGCGCTCATCCCTTCCCCTCGATGGTCAGGGACTTTCAGAGCGTGATCGGCCAGGAGGCCCGGGAGCAGATCCTGGAGGCGGAAGGTCGTCTGCCGGATAGCATTGTGGCCTGCGTGGGTGGAGGGAGCAATGCCATGGGCATCTTCACTCCATTCCTGAAGGACGATGTGAGGCTGATCGCAGTGGAGGCAGGAGGTCGAGGCCCGGGGATGAGCGACAAGATGGCAGACAACGGCGCATCTTTGGGCTACGGCACAGACGGAATACTGCATGGTGCCCTCACCAAGATCCTCCAGGACCCATACGGCCAGATACTGGAATCCTACTCAGTGGCAGCAGGCCTTGACTATCCCGGAGTGGGTCCGGAGCTGGCATTCCTGGCGGAGAAGGGACGCGTCCTTCCCAGGCTGGCGGACGACAGGACCGCTCTAGAGGGATTCCGCGCCCTATCCCGGCTGGAGGGGATCATCCCCGCACTGGAGTCGGCTCATGCCATCGGCTATGCATTAAGAGAGCCTGAATCACTGGGCGATCTTGTGATCATCAATGTCTCCGGCCGGGGAGATAAGGACCTGGCTACGGTGATGGACTATGAGAATAACTGA
- a CDS encoding DNA-methyltransferase, producing the protein MTSYNSVLPLDMGVENPFRSIIPYKPYYFTEHGSAYLADSLEVMKNMPESSVNLIVTSPPYALVYKKEYGNVDANAYVKWFMDFADQFLRVLTEDGSLVINIGGSWNRGKPTRSTYQFELIIELAKKFHLAQEFYWYNPAKLPAPAEWVTVRRIRVKDSVELVLWLSKSPFPKADNRKILQPYSKDMQRLIERGYVAKKRPSGHNITSKFQRDNKGAIPPNLLQVGNNDANSPYLQKCKESNMKPHPARFPKELPQLFIDFLTDQGDVVMDPFCGSNMTGIVAETRKRRWIGIESIEDYLKASEFRFPHIYR; encoded by the coding sequence ATGACATCTTACAACTCTGTGCTCCCACTGGATATGGGTGTAGAGAACCCCTTTAGAAGTATAATACCCTACAAGCCCTATTACTTCACCGAGCACGGATCAGCCTATTTGGCCGATTCTCTAGAAGTCATGAAAAATATGCCTGAATCATCGGTTAACTTAATCGTCACTTCTCCGCCTTATGCCCTTGTTTACAAGAAAGAATACGGTAACGTAGATGCTAATGCTTATGTAAAATGGTTTATGGATTTTGCCGATCAATTCCTTAGAGTACTAACCGAGGATGGCAGCCTTGTGATCAACATAGGCGGATCATGGAATAGAGGCAAGCCCACTAGATCGACCTATCAATTTGAACTTATTATAGAATTAGCCAAAAAGTTTCATTTAGCACAGGAGTTTTATTGGTACAATCCTGCAAAATTACCTGCTCCTGCCGAGTGGGTTACTGTCAGAAGGATCAGAGTGAAGGACTCTGTTGAACTAGTGCTCTGGCTGTCTAAATCTCCTTTCCCTAAAGCTGATAATAGGAAGATTCTTCAGCCATATAGCAAGGATATGCAGCGATTGATTGAGAGAGGATATGTAGCTAAGAAGAGACCTTCAGGGCACAATATTACCTCAAAGTTCCAGAGGGATAATAAGGGAGCCATCCCGCCAAATCTACTTCAGGTTGGAAATAATGATGCCAATAGCCCCTATCTCCAAAAATGCAAAGAATCTAATATGAAGCCTCATCCAGCTCGATTCCCTAAAGAATTGCCACAGCTCTTCATCGATTTCTTAACAGACCAAGGAGATGTTGTTATGGATCCATTCTGCGGAAGCAATATGACAGGTATTGTGGCTGAGACCAGAAAGCGTAGATGGATCGGAATTGAATCTATCGAAGACTATCTTAAGGCATCTGAGTTTAGATTTCCGCACATCTATAGATAG